A stretch of the Nitratireductor thuwali genome encodes the following:
- a CDS encoding acyl carrier protein: MGVDGQQHTDEIGEKILAKIKAHAEGDTNVTLSTPLTDLGIHSLELTEIIFDLEEEFGIEVEMNTAEAWEHLSTVRDIVESVRKLVDDKA; this comes from the coding sequence ATGGGCGTTGACGGTCAACAGCATACCGATGAGATTGGCGAGAAAATTCTCGCCAAGATCAAGGCCCATGCAGAGGGCGACACGAACGTCACCCTGTCTACCCCACTGACCGACCTTGGCATTCACTCGCTGGAACTGACGGAAATCATCTTTGACCTCGAGGAAGAATTCGGCATCGAGGTGGAGATGAACACGGCGGAAGCATGGGAGCACCTAAGCACGGTGCGCGACATTGTTGAATCGGTGCGCAAACTGGTCGACGACAAAGCTTGA
- a CDS encoding nucleoside/nucleotide kinase family protein gives MRLSSVGELADRLIAQAGDRRRFVAAIAGAPGSGKSTIAAELCVEIGARGVKCAVVPMDGFHYDDAVLAEKGLSSRKGAPETFDFAGLRTLLRRLREESGEVAIPLFDRSMELSRAAAAIVDGDTRIVLVEGNYLLLDEEPWRGLADMFDASCYLDVPRPELERRLLERWRKHGRAQDDARRWVATNDLPNADRVIAHSRLPDIIL, from the coding sequence ATGCGCCTTTCATCCGTGGGCGAGCTGGCCGATCGGCTGATTGCCCAGGCCGGAGACAGACGCCGTTTCGTTGCCGCGATAGCGGGAGCGCCCGGCTCTGGGAAATCGACCATTGCGGCCGAACTTTGCGTGGAAATCGGCGCGCGAGGCGTGAAATGCGCCGTCGTGCCCATGGACGGCTTCCATTATGACGACGCCGTTCTTGCCGAAAAAGGCCTGTCCTCGCGCAAGGGCGCGCCCGAGACTTTCGACTTCGCGGGGCTTCGCACACTGCTTCGTCGCCTGCGGGAGGAGAGCGGCGAGGTTGCAATTCCGCTATTCGACCGTAGCATGGAGCTATCACGGGCCGCCGCCGCCATTGTGGATGGCGATACGCGGATAGTCCTGGTCGAGGGCAACTACCTGCTGCTGGACGAAGAGCCGTGGCGCGGACTTGCGGACATGTTCGATGCTTCGTGCTATCTGGACGTGCCGCGCCCGGAGCTTGAGCGGCGGCTTCTGGAGCGCTGGCGAAAGCATGGACGCGCGCAGGACGATGCGCGGCGATGGGTCGCGACCAACGACCTGCCCAATGCCGATAGGGTGATCGCGCATTCTCGCCTGCCCGATATCATCTTGTGA
- a CDS encoding D-lyxose/D-mannose family sugar isomerase: MKRSRVNEILRSGEEFIGSFGYVLPPFANLTPAEMKDRRGEIDSIVLRRLGWDITDYGVGDFDNRGLFLFTARNGDASDLQQGRGMLYAEKIMISRKDQISPMHRHVIKAEDIINRGGGTLCIKLYASAPDGAIDDSADIAVPTDGVIREFGAGEVLSLSPGESVTLMPGVWHEFWGEGSDVLIGEVSTVNDDLTDNIFAEPIDRFSEIEEDEEPYRLLVSDYDKWLS, from the coding sequence ATGAAACGCTCGCGCGTGAACGAGATATTGCGGTCGGGGGAAGAGTTCATAGGGTCCTTCGGCTACGTTCTGCCGCCCTTCGCTAACCTGACGCCGGCCGAAATGAAGGATCGCCGGGGCGAGATCGACAGTATTGTCCTGCGGCGGCTGGGCTGGGACATCACGGACTATGGCGTGGGCGATTTTGACAATCGGGGCCTTTTTCTCTTCACCGCGCGCAACGGCGATGCCAGCGACCTCCAACAGGGCCGCGGCATGCTCTATGCCGAAAAGATCATGATTTCCCGCAAGGACCAGATCTCGCCCATGCACCGGCACGTGATCAAGGCGGAAGACATCATCAACCGCGGCGGCGGCACGCTGTGCATCAAGCTGTACGCGTCGGCCCCGGACGGCGCCATCGACGATAGCGCAGACATCGCCGTGCCCACCGACGGCGTCATCCGCGAATTCGGGGCGGGCGAGGTGCTGTCGCTTTCGCCGGGCGAGAGCGTCACTCTCATGCCGGGCGTCTGGCACGAGTTCTGGGGCGAAGGCTCGGACGTGCTGATCGGCGAAGTATCCACCGTCAATGACGACCTGACCGACAACATCTTTGCCGAGCCGATAGATCGCTTTTCGGAGATCGAAGAGGATGAGGAGCCGTACCGGCTCCTGGTCTCCGACTATGACAAATGGCTGTCCTGA
- a CDS encoding Lrp/AsnC ligand binding domain-containing protein, translated as MRPVFVQLRCQPGKTYEVADMLYEREIASELYSTSGEFDLLLKVYIEDGVDVGKFINDNVANVPGIVRSLTTLTFKAF; from the coding sequence ATGAGACCCGTATTCGTTCAATTGCGCTGCCAGCCCGGCAAGACCTATGAAGTCGCCGACATGCTCTATGAGCGGGAGATTGCCTCCGAGCTCTATTCGACCAGCGGCGAATTTGATCTCCTTCTGAAGGTCTACATCGAAGACGGCGTCGACGTCGGGAAGTTCATCAACGACAATGTCGCCAATGTTCCCGGCATCGTCCGTTCGCTCACGACGCTGACATTCAAGGCCTTCTGA
- a CDS encoding alpha/beta hydrolase — translation MAFERYITDWDDAYANGPNIPGGDRWPQAWSEAAVPFRVAMLAAGRAELDIAYGEGPRNRFDLFLPERAPRGLFIFIHGGFWTKLDKSFWSHLSEGALARGMAVAMPSYTLCPQIRIAGIGEEIARAVEAAADRIDGPIWLSGHSAGGHLATRMVTETTPLAENVGERIKTVLSISGVHDLRPIMRTGMNGQLLLDEAEAAVESPALLAPRAGTRLICWVGAAERAEFVRQNALLANVWTGLGARTVAVEEPDRHHFDVIDGLKSPHHPMLDALLTDRS, via the coding sequence ATGGCGTTTGAAAGATACATCACAGATTGGGACGACGCCTATGCCAACGGGCCCAATATTCCCGGCGGCGATCGCTGGCCGCAGGCCTGGTCCGAGGCGGCTGTGCCCTTTCGCGTGGCGATGCTGGCGGCGGGCCGTGCCGAGCTGGACATCGCCTATGGCGAGGGGCCGCGCAACAGGTTCGATCTGTTCCTGCCGGAACGGGCGCCGCGCGGTCTGTTCATCTTCATCCATGGCGGTTTCTGGACGAAGCTCGACAAGAGCTTCTGGTCGCACCTGTCCGAAGGCGCGCTGGCGCGGGGCATGGCGGTCGCCATGCCTTCCTACACGCTATGCCCGCAGATCCGCATCGCCGGCATCGGGGAGGAAATCGCGCGCGCAGTGGAGGCTGCAGCAGATCGGATCGACGGCCCCATATGGCTTTCCGGGCATTCGGCGGGCGGGCATCTGGCCACCCGCATGGTAACGGAGACGACGCCGCTGGCCGAAAATGTCGGCGAGCGCATAAAGACAGTTCTTTCGATTTCCGGCGTCCACGACCTGCGCCCGATCATGCGCACGGGGATGAACGGGCAGCTGCTTCTGGACGAGGCCGAGGCAGCGGTCGAGAGCCCGGCGCTTCTCGCTCCCCGCGCCGGTACAAGGCTCATCTGCTGGGTTGGAGCCGCCGAGCGCGCGGAATTCGTCCGCCAGAACGCGTTGCTCGCCAATGTCTGGACGGGCCTCGGCGCGCGCACCGTGGCGGTCGAGGAGCCGGACCGTCACCATTTCGACGTTATCGATGGCCTAAAGTCGCCCCATCATCCAATGCTTGACGCCCTGTTGACAGACCGAAGCTGA
- a CDS encoding bifunctional salicylyl-CoA 5-hydroxylase/oxidoreductase, giving the protein MKIAVLGGGPAGLYFAISMKLRNADHQVTVFERNRPDDTFGWGVVLSDETLDNLAENDPVSAASIREHFAYWDDIAVIHKGTRTVSTGHGFCGIGRMRLLLLLQERARALGVDLRFSSEVDDPRPFMAEYDMVLAADGLNSKSRAAFPEVFKPDIDVRKCKFVWLGTHQKFDDAFTFIFEKTPHGWVWAHAYQFDADTATFIVECSQQTYDRFGFADMTKEESIATCETIFKDHLGGHRLMSNASHIRGSAWISFPRVLCERWSHENLALMGDAAASAHFSIGSGTKLALESAIALADYLHSEPTLDGAFAKYEDARRLEVLRLQSAARNSLEWFEEVERYLDLDPVQFNYSLLTRSQRISHENLRLRDPEWLAGAEGWFQRQAGAGSNVSRPPMFAPYQLRGLRLKNRVVVSPMAQYKAVDGCPTDWHFVHYCERAKGGAGLVHIEMTCVSPEGRITPGCPGFYKPEHEAAWKRIVDFVHAETEAKICAQIGHSGPKGSTQLGWEEMDAPLPDGNWPLMAASPVPWSDRNQVPREMDRADMDMVRDQFVSSARMAERCGFDMLELHFAHGYLLSSFISPLTNRRTDEYGGNLHNRMRYPLEVFHAVRAVWPDDKPISVRISANDWVGDDGITPADAVEIARMLRTAGVDICDVSAGQTSKLARPVYGRMFQTPFSDRIRNETGMATMAVGNIYEPDHVNSILMAGRADLVCLARPHLADPYWTLHAAARLCDRGVAWPDPYLPGRDQLYRLAERAEQMTGKV; this is encoded by the coding sequence ATGAAGATAGCTGTCCTTGGCGGCGGGCCTGCCGGCCTCTACTTCGCAATCTCGATGAAGCTGCGTAACGCCGATCACCAAGTGACGGTGTTCGAGCGCAACAGGCCGGACGACACTTTCGGCTGGGGCGTTGTCCTTTCCGACGAAACGCTGGACAACCTGGCCGAAAACGACCCGGTGAGCGCCGCCAGCATTCGCGAGCATTTCGCCTATTGGGACGACATCGCCGTCATCCACAAGGGGACGCGCACGGTTTCGACTGGCCATGGCTTCTGCGGCATCGGCCGCATGCGGCTGCTTCTCCTTCTGCAGGAACGTGCTCGCGCGCTCGGCGTCGACCTACGCTTCAGTTCGGAAGTCGACGATCCGCGCCCGTTCATGGCCGAATACGACATGGTGCTGGCCGCCGACGGGCTGAACTCGAAGTCGCGCGCGGCGTTCCCGGAGGTGTTCAAGCCGGATATCGACGTGCGCAAGTGCAAGTTCGTCTGGCTCGGCACCCATCAGAAATTCGACGACGCCTTCACCTTCATCTTCGAAAAGACCCCGCATGGCTGGGTATGGGCGCATGCCTACCAGTTCGACGCTGATACGGCGACCTTCATCGTCGAGTGCTCGCAGCAGACCTATGACAGGTTCGGCTTTGCCGACATGACGAAGGAAGAGTCCATCGCCACCTGCGAGACGATCTTCAAGGATCATCTGGGCGGCCACAGGCTGATGTCGAACGCCAGCCACATTCGCGGCTCGGCGTGGATCAGCTTTCCGCGCGTATTGTGCGAGCGCTGGTCGCACGAGAACTTGGCGTTAATGGGCGATGCCGCGGCCAGCGCGCATTTTTCCATAGGGTCCGGCACCAAGCTGGCGCTGGAAAGCGCCATCGCGCTGGCTGACTACCTGCATTCCGAACCCACGCTGGACGGGGCCTTCGCCAAATATGAGGATGCACGGCGGCTGGAGGTTCTGCGGTTGCAATCGGCCGCGCGCAATTCGCTCGAATGGTTCGAGGAGGTGGAGCGTTACCTCGATCTCGATCCGGTGCAGTTCAACTATTCGCTTCTGACCCGCTCCCAGCGCATCAGCCACGAAAACCTGCGCCTGCGCGATCCCGAATGGCTTGCCGGGGCGGAAGGGTGGTTCCAGCGGCAGGCGGGCGCGGGAAGCAATGTCAGCCGCCCGCCCATGTTCGCTCCGTACCAGTTGCGCGGGCTGCGCCTGAAGAACCGCGTCGTCGTCTCGCCCATGGCGCAGTACAAGGCGGTCGATGGCTGCCCCACCGACTGGCATTTCGTGCATTATTGCGAGCGGGCCAAGGGCGGGGCCGGCCTCGTCCATATCGAGATGACCTGCGTTTCGCCGGAAGGCCGCATCACGCCGGGGTGTCCTGGCTTCTACAAGCCGGAACACGAGGCCGCGTGGAAGCGCATCGTCGATTTCGTGCATGCCGAGACCGAGGCCAAAATCTGCGCCCAGATCGGCCATTCCGGTCCGAAGGGGTCCACCCAACTCGGCTGGGAGGAGATGGATGCGCCGCTTCCCGACGGAAACTGGCCGCTTATGGCTGCATCGCCGGTGCCTTGGTCGGACCGCAACCAGGTACCGAGGGAAATGGACCGCGCCGACATGGATATGGTGCGCGATCAGTTCGTTTCGTCGGCAAGGATGGCCGAGCGCTGCGGCTTCGACATGCTGGAGCTGCACTTCGCCCACGGCTATCTGCTTTCCTCCTTCATCTCGCCCCTGACCAACAGGCGCACGGACGAATATGGCGGCAACCTGCATAACCGCATGCGCTATCCGCTGGAAGTCTTCCACGCGGTGCGTGCCGTATGGCCGGACGACAAGCCGATCTCGGTCCGCATTTCGGCCAATGACTGGGTTGGCGACGACGGCATAACGCCTGCCGACGCCGTCGAGATCGCGCGGATGCTGCGGACCGCCGGCGTCGACATCTGCGACGTTTCGGCGGGGCAGACCTCGAAGCTTGCAAGGCCCGTCTACGGGCGCATGTTCCAGACCCCCTTCTCGGACCGCATCCGCAACGAGACCGGCATGGCCACCATGGCGGTGGGCAATATCTACGAGCCCGACCACGTGAACTCTATCCTGATGGCGGGCCGCGCCGACCTCGTCTGCCTCGCCCGCCCGCATCTGGCCGATCCCTACTGGACGCTCCACGCGGCGGCCCGGCTCTGCGACAGGGGCGTCGCATGGCCCGATCCATACCTGCCGGGCCGCGATCAGCTTTACCGGCTCGCCGAAAGAGCCGAGCAGATGACGGGGAAGGTATGA
- a CDS encoding SDR family oxidoreductase: MAGSRHALVTGGGSGVGKAVAVALAGAGIAVTVCGRRLEPLEAVATEHENVHALVADVTDEASIAALYAKAEAARGPFDIVVANAGIASSAPAHKISLDEWNRIVNVNLTGAFLTVKPALARMREQGTGRIVFLASTAGIKGYAYVAPYVASKHGVVGLMRALASELAATGVTVNAVCPGFVETEMLTETVARITEKTGRSREEARAGLAAVNPQGRFIQPDEVASAVQWLVSDGARSVSGQTISVCGGETW, from the coding sequence ATGGCAGGATCGCGTCACGCATTGGTGACGGGCGGCGGCTCCGGGGTGGGCAAGGCCGTCGCCGTTGCGCTGGCGGGAGCCGGCATCGCGGTGACCGTTTGCGGACGGCGGCTGGAGCCCCTCGAGGCGGTCGCGACGGAGCATGAAAACGTCCACGCCCTCGTTGCGGACGTAACGGATGAGGCGTCCATCGCAGCGCTGTATGCAAAGGCGGAGGCCGCTCGTGGGCCCTTCGACATCGTCGTCGCCAATGCCGGCATCGCCTCCAGCGCGCCGGCGCACAAGATATCGCTCGACGAGTGGAACCGCATCGTCAACGTCAACCTCACGGGCGCTTTCTTGACCGTAAAGCCGGCCTTGGCCCGGATGAGGGAGCAGGGAACCGGCAGGATCGTCTTCCTCGCCTCGACCGCCGGCATAAAGGGTTATGCCTATGTGGCGCCCTATGTGGCCTCCAAGCATGGGGTTGTCGGCCTGATGCGGGCGCTCGCCAGCGAGCTTGCCGCGACGGGCGTCACGGTAAATGCGGTCTGCCCCGGCTTCGTGGAGACGGAAATGCTCACCGAAACCGTCGCGCGCATCACCGAGAAAACCGGGCGCAGCCGCGAGGAAGCGCGCGCCGGCCTGGCCGCCGTCAACCCGCAGGGCAGGTTCATTCAGCCGGACGAAGTGGCGTCCGCGGTCCAGTGGCTCGTCAGCGACGGCGCGCGCTCCGTGAGCGGGCAGACGATTTCGGTTTGCGGAGGAGAAACATGGTGA
- a CDS encoding MarR family winged helix-turn-helix transcriptional regulator: MVSAPLTAERPGTDSKERLRLWIRLLRASRSIESELRERLKRDFGSTLPRFDVMAALYRETGGMAMTDLSRFLLVSNGNVTGIVDRLVADGYVARSKREGDRRTSIVRLTAAGRETFARMAEAHEVWVDELLAGVGETEARELSSKLKAFRSDWEG, translated from the coding sequence ATGGTGAGCGCTCCACTGACGGCCGAAAGGCCCGGCACGGACAGCAAGGAAAGGCTGCGTCTGTGGATCAGGCTGCTCAGGGCATCGCGCTCGATCGAAAGCGAACTGCGTGAGAGGCTGAAGCGGGATTTCGGCTCCACTCTGCCGCGCTTCGACGTGATGGCGGCGCTCTACCGGGAGACCGGCGGGATGGCGATGACCGATCTCTCGCGCTTCCTGCTGGTGTCCAACGGCAACGTGACCGGCATCGTGGACCGCCTGGTGGCCGACGGCTATGTGGCCCGCAGCAAGCGCGAAGGCGACCGGCGAACCAGCATCGTGCGGCTGACGGCGGCCGGGCGCGAAACCTTCGCGCGGATGGCCGAGGCCCACGAGGTGTGGGTGGACGAGTTGCTGGCCGGAGTGGGCGAGACGGAGGCGCGCGAGCTCTCCTCCAAGCTCAAGGCGTTCAGAAGCGATTGGGAGGGCTGA
- a CDS encoding enoyl-CoA hydratase family protein has protein sequence MAAMAGLKPEHFLWRMEGSVALVQLDRPDRKNPLTFDSYAELRDMFRALPYADDVDAVVFLPNGGNFCSGGDVHDIIGSLVGRDMKGLLAFTRMTGDLVKAMLNCQKPIVAAVDGVAVGAGAIIAMASDIRLATPEAKTAFLFTRVGLAGCDMGACAMLPRIIGQGRAAELLYTGRSMSGEEGERWGFYNRLVETGQLEAEALALAARIASGPTFAHGITKTQLNQEWSMGLEQAIEAEAQAQAICMQTRDFKRAYRAFVEKKTPVFEGD, from the coding sequence ATGGCCGCAATGGCAGGGCTGAAGCCCGAACATTTCCTGTGGAGGATGGAGGGCAGCGTGGCCCTTGTCCAACTCGACCGGCCCGACAGGAAGAACCCCCTTACCTTCGATTCCTATGCCGAGTTGCGCGACATGTTTCGCGCGCTGCCCTATGCCGACGATGTCGACGCAGTGGTTTTCCTGCCCAATGGCGGCAATTTCTGCTCGGGCGGCGATGTGCACGACATCATCGGCTCCCTCGTCGGCAGGGATATGAAGGGCCTGCTCGCCTTCACCCGCATGACCGGCGATCTGGTCAAGGCGATGCTGAATTGCCAGAAGCCGATCGTTGCAGCGGTGGACGGCGTGGCCGTGGGGGCCGGCGCGATCATCGCCATGGCCTCCGACATTCGCCTGGCGACGCCGGAGGCGAAGACGGCCTTCCTTTTCACCCGCGTGGGTCTTGCTGGCTGTGACATGGGTGCCTGCGCGATGCTGCCGCGCATTATCGGCCAGGGCCGCGCGGCGGAACTGCTCTATACCGGCCGGTCCATGAGCGGCGAGGAGGGCGAGCGCTGGGGCTTCTACAATCGGCTGGTCGAGACGGGCCAGTTGGAAGCCGAGGCGCTGGCCTTGGCCGCGCGCATTGCCTCCGGCCCTACCTTCGCCCACGGCATCACCAAAACCCAGCTTAACCAGGAATGGTCGATGGGGCTGGAGCAGGCCATCGAGGCCGAGGCGCAGGCGCAGGCGATCTGCATGCAGACCCGCGACTTCAAGCGCGCTTACCGCGCTTTCGTCGAAAAGAAGACACCGGTTTTCGAGGGGGATTGA
- a CDS encoding acyl-CoA dehydrogenase family protein translates to MPDRSFLDWPFLEQRHRDWAERLEAWCAANLPVDHGDVDAACRDLVAKLGKAGILEPTALDTTAPGPLDVRTLCIARETLARHDGLADFAFAMQGLGTGAISLFGSDQQRNWLRKTRKGEAISAFALSEPRSGSDVANMDMTARRDGGDFILSGEKTWISNGGIADIYTVIARTGEAPGAKGLSAFLVPADTPGLKIAERIEVVAPHPLASLSFQDVRVPASAMIGKPGDGFRIAMSVLDVFRSTVGAAALGFARRALDESIARASSRQLFGAPLFDLQMVQGHLADMALDVDAAALLVYRAAWAKDMGAPRVTREAAMAKLYATDRAQEVIDKAVQIHGGDGVRRGHIVESLYREIRALRIYEGASDVQKVVIARQLERDPEKRASVFGKDRAPTRR, encoded by the coding sequence ATGCCTGACCGCTCCTTCCTCGACTGGCCCTTCCTCGAACAGCGCCACCGCGACTGGGCGGAGCGGCTGGAGGCTTGGTGCGCCGCTAATTTGCCGGTCGACCACGGCGATGTCGATGCCGCCTGCCGCGATCTCGTGGCCAAGCTCGGCAAGGCCGGCATCCTGGAACCGACGGCGCTCGACACGACAGCTCCCGGACCGCTTGACGTGCGCACCTTGTGCATCGCGCGCGAGACGCTGGCGCGGCATGACGGGTTGGCCGACTTCGCCTTTGCGATGCAGGGGCTAGGCACCGGCGCCATCAGCCTGTTCGGCAGCGACCAACAGCGAAATTGGCTGCGGAAGACCCGCAAGGGCGAGGCGATTTCCGCCTTCGCGCTTTCCGAGCCGCGGTCCGGGTCCGATGTCGCCAATATGGATATGACCGCCAGGCGGGATGGAGGGGATTTCATTCTGTCGGGCGAGAAAACCTGGATCTCCAATGGCGGCATCGCCGATATCTACACCGTCATCGCGCGCACCGGCGAAGCGCCGGGCGCCAAGGGTCTTTCCGCCTTCCTGGTGCCGGCCGATACGCCAGGGCTGAAGATCGCCGAGCGCATCGAGGTCGTCGCGCCGCACCCGCTCGCGAGCCTATCGTTCCAGGATGTGCGCGTCCCGGCCTCCGCCATGATCGGCAAGCCGGGCGACGGCTTCAGGATCGCCATGTCGGTGCTCGACGTCTTCCGTTCGACGGTCGGCGCGGCGGCGCTCGGTTTCGCCCGCCGCGCGCTGGACGAATCGATCGCGCGGGCATCGAGCCGCCAACTCTTCGGCGCGCCGCTGTTCGATCTGCAGATGGTGCAGGGGCACCTGGCGGATATGGCTCTGGACGTCGATGCGGCGGCACTGCTCGTCTACCGCGCCGCATGGGCAAAGGATATGGGCGCGCCGCGCGTGACACGCGAAGCGGCCATGGCCAAGCTCTACGCTACCGATCGCGCCCAGGAGGTCATCGACAAGGCCGTGCAGATCCACGGCGGCGACGGCGTTCGGCGCGGACACATCGTCGAGAGCCTTTACCGGGAGATAAGGGCGCTGCGCATCTATGAAGGGGCGTCGGACGTGCAGAAGGTCGTGATAGCACGGCAGCTAGAGCGCGATCCCGAAAAGCGGGCATCGGTTTTCGGAAAAGATCGTGCTCCAACAAGAAG